Within the Miscanthus floridulus cultivar M001 chromosome 2, ASM1932011v1, whole genome shotgun sequence genome, the region GCTTAGAGAAGCATTTTTGACTTTTGATGTGCGAGAACTAAAAATTTATTATAAACAGCTAATAGCAAAAGGCAAACAGCCAGAAGCCAAATGACAAAGTTAACTTTTGAGCTAAAAGCTTAAAATGTGCGTCTCAAACCAACGGCCTAAGAGCAATTAATGTGCGTATCTCTTGTCTCCAATGATAGATTAATGTAGGCATTCGGGTTACCCGAAAAATCCAGGTCATAGTAATTGGAAATTCGGGTATTGGAAATTACTACCCGATTTTGGCCCCCAAAAAACACATTACCTAAAATTCCGGGTACCCAGTAATTTGGGTTTTGCACGATATACCTGAATTTCACAAAACCAACCATTTTGGAAGAATTATAGTTGCATTTTAAAGTAATAAACAATGGTCCTTGAAATCACGTCATGTTTTCATATCAATTAACAACAAATCAACTATCAAGTTAGCTAAAATCTACATTAATTCATACCAAATAATAGATTTATATTGCAATGAACCACTTCATGTCTTGGTATTAGGCATAAAAGAGCACGTATTTGAGATATTTCGAATAGTTCAGGTACCAGGTAACATTACTCGAGCCACCCAAACTAAATTCGGGTTTTTACGATTACTATCCGAAATTGTGATCGGGTATTTCATTCAGGTTCGGGAACTGGTATCAGGTATTTTGCACAATCCTAAAAGTACTACACCTCGCCAGCTGAATGTTGAGTATATAAGTGCACCTTATTAGACAATAATATACAGGTTAGAGAGCACATAATAAATGGATGCACCTGAAACGGTATGATCATATATAGCATACAGCTGTGTCAGTGTACTGTGTAGATCAAAGTCATCGAGGGCTCAATTATAGTGTGTGAACATAGAGTGATACGGGTCAGAGACTCAGAGAGCACATCATAAATAAATATGTAAATGCATGCATGGACCTCAAACAATATGATTTCAGCATGACAGCAAGGGCGCACGCAGCCAAGTCGTCCAATCAGCCCCGCGCTTCATTCATTTCATTTCGCGGTACGTGACGTGAGGTGGGAACTGAAATCGACAGACGTGTAGAGCAAGCAGGAACTCATCCCGTGTGTTGATGGACAGCACGGCTGCAGCATGCGCTCGAATTCCAGACTGCTTTGGGGCGGAAAAATCACACCGCACGCGCGTTCGATCCCAGCAAGCTTATCTACTACTGTAGTAGGCTAGAATTTATGTGAACATGCATGCGCTGATGATGCGCGCAGACAGCTCGCAGTGACGACACCCTGACATGTTGATCGCGCGCCTCGGATGTCGTCGCCCTAGCTCTTCCCTCCAAGGCTCCAACGATCGTCCTCGGTGGTGATGGGATAGATCCTCCTCCGCCTCAGCTCCCGCGAGGAGTCGTGCATGGACCGCAAGACCGACGACTCTTGTTGGGCTCGTACGCGCGCGACagggctcatcctccttcatgCTCCCTGATCGAGCTCCTCCTCAGTTATGCTCCTCCACAAGTAATAAATAACCAAACGAAAGCGATAATAACGTCCTGATGCATGTCAACATCTCCTGTGCCCCTTTTCTTCCAGGAACCTTCTCGCGCGCGCATCCAATCTCACCGACTCTCGCAATCCAAGCTGACGCCCTGTCTAGATTCTAAAATTTTTCAACCTAAagtgtcacatcaaatcttgcggcacatacatggagtactaaatatagacaaaaaaaaacaaaactaattacacagttaggtgagaaatcacaagacgaaacttttgaacctaattagtctataattaaatactaattactaaatataaatgaaagtgctacggtagccaaacAGTAGgcaaactcaacaaaatttagGAACTAAACGCTCCCTGAGCAAGAAACCGTCACACCGGTGACCGTCCCGAACAAAACCCGCATGTGCCCCAATTAATTGCCCCCCAGTCCCAGAAAACCCACTGCAGATTCGAGGAACCTGCACGGGTCAATCCACCGCCGCAGCAGCACTGATCTAGGAACAAAAGCTATCACCTCCCCTAAACAAAAGCAATCTTTGCGGCGCCAGCGCCACGCAGGTGGGGTGCGCGCAGCCTATATAAACGCGGGCAAACCCCCCCAACCCCTTCCCAACACTACACAAGTCCAAAGACCCAGCTAGCTGCTTTATTTGATTCCAACTAACCCTCAGCAGCAGCTTAATTTGATTCAGCCATCATCGGTTGCGGACGGCCGTACGTTCAACGGATATAGCAAGCTGAGAACATGGACAGCAGGCTGGGCGTGCAGCACGGGCACCACCACAGCCACAACAAAGGCATCTCCAAGCCGCCGgtgcaccaccaccacgccgggaggaggggcggcggcgccgccgggTCCGGGACCACgcagggcggcggcggaggcaatAAGGGGATCAAGGTGGTGTACATCTCCAGCCCCATGAAGCTCACCGCCAGCGCCGAGGAGTTCCGCGCCATCGTGCAGGAGCTCACCGGCCGCGACTCCAACGTCGCCGACCACGACCTCGACGGCGGCGCCTACTACGCGGGCGcgccgtcctcgtcctcgtcttcCTACTCCTCATTCGGACGCGTCtccccgacggcggcggcggcaggcgacCGCGCTCTGTCGTCGCCGACGATGGTCGCGGCGACGAACGCCGGGCCGgtccgccggccgccggccgaGTATGCCGCCACGATGGCCGAGCCGCCGCCGTTCCAGAGCATGTACGACCAAACTGCCGGGAGCTTGCTTTACGGCCAGGACTACTGCTAGGAACACGTATCGTATGCTGTACGGGGTTTGTACTCGCCTACGATATTATTTCCGATTTGATTATTTCACATGCCATGCCATGCCTAAGAAAACACATGCCGTGTATATTTGTAGCGTGTATTTACATAAGGTTTCTGTGCGTGCATGGTTCTTGTTCTTTGGGCTGCACCCATCCATTCATCCATCCATCATCATGTACTTGATCTCAACAGTATGTTAATATTGGCTAGATGTATCTATACATGTTTTTGCCTCTTTCTCTGCACTTCATTTCGACATCCAAAGATCAACCGATGTGTGTGCAGCTGCCAAGTTCCATAGCAACTTGCATCAGCTCATGGCATGCATCACAATCTTATTTacattttttaagaaaaaacGGTACAATCTTGAGTCTATATATcctacacacatatatatacgcgAGTAAGTCAATGGAAGGGGATAGATAGCTATAGCCATAATCGCAACCCTATTGTGACATATCGCACGGTATGTAAAGCAATTTCTTCTATTTGGCATTGAACCTCTGGCATCGTGACCTAGGGTTAGGTGACACCCCTAGCGGCCGCCCCCGATCCACCCCCGCCGCAGCCGGTCGTCAtcccggcgccggcggcgcccTCTCCCTCACCAGCCCCCACAAGCCCTGCCTCCGCCGCTACCTCAGGTCGCAGTTTCACGCCTGGCGGATGCGCCGCCCCCTACCTGCCGCCGGCCGGCGTCTCGGCGCCGGTGGCTCCCTCCTCCTTTTCCAATGACTCTGGCCGCCACCAGCCGCGCGAGCCCCAACTAAGCgtaggtgtaacaccctaggtgttagtcacaagttaagcagtgGGTCTGAACTTAACACCAGATGTCAAGTGGTGATCAGGAGCTCTAGTTTGGAACCTAAAAACTAAAAAGTTATGAGAATGAACTGGTGTGAACCTTTTCAATAATGCAACCCAACTTAAACTTttcaaagacaaagacaaaaCTCTTTTGGTTTAAATGTAACCCTTTTCAAGAGCATGCATGATCGAGTAATATTAATCATGTCTCTTTCATGTGCATCACATGAGCATAAGCATGAACATGAGTATGACCTTAAGTGGATGCATTTGTTTGCTCACATATGATACTGGGTGTGATGCTTGTTTTCTATATGCTTTCCtgtgatggatggttgggaactTAAACAAGTCATGCTCAATCACCTAAACAACCTGGAACAACTTAGGATAAAAAATGAAGTAGAAATGCTTCTATGTGTTGGTTCTATAAGAAATATCCTTTTTCATGATGTTGTTTTGACTAAAATGTGAAGGGGCAGCAcggggtgtcggtgtttcgagttgccaccgactagtaaatttctaatattgtgcgtCTACTTcaaatggtgtgctaagaggacatgaggtttatactggttcgggcagaatatccctacgtctagttcgttgctgctgctcgtgttactggcactgaaagtttgtagtaggggttacaaacggtcaagagagggacatgtcctaagtctctagtggaaggaaCGAATGGGTGCCGAGAACTCGATCGCTGCTTGGCTGCGTGTTCGGGGTGTGATGGATCtagtgacgaagccagaaaaaaatttaggaggggctgaacaaaagaatagaggtttttttatcttctcttaaccttagcccctcctacctaatacatgtatgcataaaattttaaggaaTGACTTAGAAAAACTCCACATGCTCaggcccccctagccccaccgctggctacgtCCCTGGATGGATCGATCGGATTCGAGTCCGATGGTTCGATGTGATATGTCGCGATCGTTGGTCCGATGCCCCTTGTGGGCGCTGCCATGCTGGCTCACTGTGTGGTATGACACATCagtaaaaaataacaaaaaaaatagATATTTACGATGACAAATATGTAGGTGTCCTTGTAAAAATAACAAACGAGGGACCCATCCAACGGTGAGACGCTCCACACCTCCGAACTAGCAGGCCACACGGCTGCAAAGTCCATTAGCCCATCGAAGCCCACCACCAAACCACAGGTCCACACGCATATCTCCATGGTCGACGACTCTGCCGGCGACCCGTCCAGTCGTCCTTTTCCTCCGCCGTCGCCTTCCTCGTCGATTGACCCTTAGGTGCCGGGTGCCGCTATCTGTAAGGTCGTGTTTACCTCGGCACTCAGGCGGCTGGCAGCGGCGTGCCAGGTGCTGCCGCTCCCCAGTCCCCAGGCAGGTGTCTTTGGGGGAGTTCCCCACATTGCTCACCACCAGCGCGGCCGCCGGCCGAGCGCCTGCCGCTCGCACCGTGCTCGGACCGCATCGCTTTGCGTACGCGTGCCTAAACCACAATCGAGGTGGAGCCCCTGATTTGCGAGCTTCAGCTGCAGTTTGCGGCTGCAGAGTCTAACCACTTTCAGCAGGCTGC harbors:
- the LOC136540017 gene encoding uncharacterized protein gives rise to the protein MDSRLGVQHGHHHSHNKGISKPPVHHHHAGRRGGGAAGSGTTQGGGGGNKGIKVVYISSPMKLTASAEEFRAIVQELTGRDSNVADHDLDGGAYYAGAPSSSSSSYSSFGRVSPTAAAAGDRALSSPTMVAATNAGPVRRPPAEYAATMAEPPPFQSMYDQTAGSLLYGQDYC